The following coding sequences are from one Streptomyces venezuelae window:
- a CDS encoding PhzF family phenazine biosynthesis protein: MTTSHRLRVVDAFTDRPFAGNPAGVLLLDDFPDDTWLQNVAKEVNHAETAFAHPLPPGGEADWALRWFTPATEVDLCGHATLATAHVLHTTGTASGTVRFTTRSGVLTATAHEDGTLTLDFPTAPLTAAEVPDGIAEALGAEPLLAYDTGRNTGDLLVELADEKTVRALTPDHKALVRHSERGIIATAAAEDPTRGYDFVSRCFFPRVGIDEDPVTGSAHTALAPFWSERLGRTELTGLQASARTGLVRTRLRGDRTLLTGRAVTVIEGELFA; encoded by the coding sequence CGACGACTTCCCCGACGACACCTGGCTGCAGAACGTGGCCAAGGAGGTCAACCACGCCGAGACCGCCTTCGCCCACCCGCTGCCGCCGGGCGGGGAGGCCGACTGGGCGCTGCGCTGGTTCACCCCCGCCACCGAGGTCGACCTCTGCGGCCATGCCACTTTGGCCACGGCGCACGTCCTCCACACCACCGGCACCGCGTCCGGCACCGTCCGCTTCACCACACGCAGCGGCGTCCTCACCGCGACCGCGCACGAGGACGGCACCCTCACCCTCGACTTCCCGACCGCTCCGCTCACCGCGGCCGAGGTCCCCGACGGCATCGCGGAGGCCCTCGGCGCCGAGCCCCTCCTCGCGTACGACACCGGCCGGAACACGGGTGACCTGCTGGTCGAGCTCGCCGACGAGAAGACGGTCAGGGCGCTCACCCCTGACCACAAGGCTCTCGTCCGCCACTCCGAGCGCGGCATCATCGCCACGGCCGCGGCCGAGGACCCCACCCGCGGCTACGACTTCGTGTCGCGCTGCTTCTTCCCGCGCGTCGGCATCGACGAGGACCCGGTGACGGGCAGCGCGCACACCGCCCTCGCCCCGTTCTGGTCCGAGCGCCTCGGCCGCACCGAACTGACCGGACTGCAGGCCTCGGCCCGCACCGGCCTGGTCCGCACCCGGCTGCGGGGCGACCGCACCCTCCTGACCGGCCGCGCGGTCACGGTCATCGAGGGCGAACTGTTCGCCTGA
- a CDS encoding CPBP family intramembrane glutamic endopeptidase gives MQAEPGPMAGSFPADGPSRRTLRDETLLVLALSLGASGVSALISFVGSVTKPGGLKDQAATLNASAAPGRPWLDLAWQLFGISTALVPVALVAHFLLRERAGLGTIGFDRTRPWPDLGRGAAIAAAIGSTGIAFYLAARGLGFNLTVVPEALPDVWWKYPVLVLSAVQNAVLEEVIVVGYLLRRLGQLGWTPMAALVGSSVLRGSYHLYQGIGGFVGNLAMGVVFVLLYRRWGRVGPLVVAHSLLDIGAFVGYALLAGKVGWLPTPP, from the coding sequence GTGCAAGCGGAGCCGGGGCCCATGGCCGGTTCTTTTCCGGCGGACGGTCCGTCGAGGCGGACTCTGAGGGACGAGACGCTGCTCGTCCTGGCCCTCTCGCTCGGTGCGAGCGGGGTGTCCGCGCTGATCAGCTTTGTGGGGTCGGTCACCAAGCCGGGGGGTCTCAAGGATCAGGCGGCCACGCTGAACGCGTCGGCCGCGCCGGGTCGGCCGTGGCTTGATCTCGCGTGGCAACTGTTCGGCATTTCGACCGCGTTGGTGCCGGTGGCGCTCGTGGCGCACTTCCTGCTGCGCGAGCGGGCGGGCCTGGGGACGATCGGTTTCGACCGGACACGGCCCTGGCCGGACCTGGGGCGCGGCGCCGCGATCGCCGCGGCGATCGGCAGCACCGGCATCGCCTTCTATCTGGCGGCGCGCGGACTCGGTTTCAACCTCACCGTGGTGCCCGAGGCGCTGCCCGACGTGTGGTGGAAGTACCCGGTCCTCGTGCTGTCCGCGGTGCAGAACGCGGTGCTCGAGGAAGTCATCGTCGTCGGGTATCTCCTGCGCCGGCTCGGGCAGTTGGGGTGGACGCCGATGGCGGCGTTGGTGGGAAGTTCGGTGCTGCGGGGTTCGTACCACCTCTACCAGGGCATCGGCGGGTTCGTCGGAAACCTCGCGATGGGCGTGGTGTTCGTCCTGCTCTACCGCAGGTGGGGGCGGGTCGGCCCGCTGGTCGTGGCCCACTCCCTGCTCGACATCGGCGCGTTCGTGGGTTACGCGCTGCTCGCGGGGAAGGTGGGGTGGCTGCCCACGCCTCCGTAG
- a CDS encoding substrate-binding and VWA domain-containing protein, with protein sequence MGRHSLPDERGTATPGPRPQSRGRIVALATALVLVVAGGAAAAVRGGLLSFGGSCGDDAVRLDVVADPAVSPALREAADEAREQEITSDGHCVDVRVTARDSYEVAAELRSGKGDPEYDVWVPDSDAWVQRVGLGAKRSKVSPAGNIASSPVGIGMVPSAAESLGWPKRTYSWPELTTAGTKSDKLRLGTADPARSASGLLALAAMGASAKKQGGKEGDTQAAALAKALASRTSDSDDRLLDTLARDGSGAEQGDRRRNQALVLSEQAAYAHNASAGEEDSLALFYPKDGSPRLDYPYTLVEDGRMSTDTSRAALRFMTMFSDDDGRRILAEHGFRTDPDQPSDGLVTAAGGRTPQPYADEATDPPSDKELQETLGMWTITVQSARLSTVVDASESMRQFVPGRDQSRMEVTKASLLRALAGFTDEDEIGLWEFATRLDGARDYRELEPTRRLGDRKSGTTHRAALSEAFSELQPVPGGATGLYDTTLAAYKEARSTYARGKFNALVILTDGANQDPGSISRSSLIAQLEEIADREHPVPIIAIAVGPEADKDEVQQIAEATGGSGHQVDDPAQIHAVILKAIMEAGSNQS encoded by the coding sequence ATGGGACGTCACAGCTTGCCCGATGAGCGCGGGACGGCCACGCCCGGCCCCCGGCCTCAGTCGCGCGGACGCATCGTCGCCCTCGCCACGGCGCTCGTCCTGGTGGTGGCGGGAGGCGCGGCGGCCGCGGTCCGCGGCGGGCTGCTCTCGTTCGGCGGTTCGTGCGGCGACGACGCGGTGCGGCTCGACGTCGTCGCCGATCCCGCCGTGTCTCCGGCCCTGCGCGAGGCGGCCGACGAGGCGCGCGAGCAGGAGATCACCTCGGACGGGCACTGCGTCGACGTGCGGGTGACCGCGCGTGACTCGTACGAGGTGGCGGCCGAACTCCGCTCGGGCAAGGGCGATCCGGAGTACGACGTGTGGGTGCCGGACTCCGACGCGTGGGTACAGCGCGTCGGCCTCGGCGCCAAGCGGAGCAAGGTCTCCCCCGCGGGCAACATCGCCTCGTCGCCCGTCGGCATCGGCATGGTGCCGTCCGCCGCCGAGTCGCTGGGCTGGCCGAAGAGAACGTACAGCTGGCCGGAGTTGACCACGGCCGGTACGAAGAGCGACAAGCTGCGCCTCGGCACGGCCGATCCCGCGCGCAGCGCGAGCGGTCTGCTCGCCCTCGCCGCGATGGGTGCGTCCGCGAAGAAGCAGGGCGGCAAGGAGGGCGACACGCAGGCCGCCGCCCTGGCCAAGGCTCTGGCGTCCCGCACCTCCGACAGCGACGACCGGCTCCTGGACACGCTGGCCCGCGACGGCTCCGGCGCCGAGCAGGGCGACCGGCGCCGCAACCAGGCACTGGTCCTCTCCGAACAGGCCGCGTACGCGCACAACGCGTCGGCGGGCGAGGAAGACAGCCTCGCCCTCTTCTACCCGAAGGACGGTTCGCCGCGGCTCGACTACCCGTACACGCTCGTCGAGGACGGCCGGATGTCCACCGACACGAGCCGCGCGGCGCTGCGCTTCATGACGATGTTCAGCGACGACGACGGCCGGCGGATCCTGGCCGAGCACGGCTTCAGGACCGACCCCGACCAGCCGTCCGACGGGCTGGTCACCGCCGCGGGCGGCCGCACCCCGCAGCCGTACGCCGACGAGGCCACGGATCCGCCGTCGGACAAGGAGCTTCAGGAGACCCTGGGCATGTGGACGATCACCGTGCAGAGCGCCAGGCTGAGCACCGTCGTCGACGCCTCGGAATCCATGCGGCAGTTCGTGCCCGGCCGCGACCAGTCCCGTATGGAGGTCACCAAGGCGTCGCTGCTACGGGCACTCGCGGGGTTCACCGACGAGGACGAGATCGGCCTGTGGGAGTTCGCCACCCGCCTCGACGGAGCCCGCGACTACCGCGAACTGGAACCGACCCGGCGCCTGGGCGACCGCAAGAGCGGCACGACCCACCGCGCCGCGCTGTCCGAGGCCTTCAGCGAACTGCAGCCCGTGCCGGGCGGCGCCACGGGCCTGTACGACACGACGCTCGCCGCCTACAAGGAAGCCCGGTCGACGTACGCGCGCGGCAAGTTCAACGCCCTGGTGATCCTGACCGACGGCGCCAACCAGGACCCGGGCAGCATCTCGCGCAGCTCCCTGATCGCGCAGCTGGAGGAGATCGCGGACCGCGAGCACCCGGTGCCGATCATCGCCATCGCGGTCGGCCCCGAGGCGGACAAGGACGAGGTGCAGCAGATCGCGGAGGCGACCGGTGGCTCCGGGCATCAGGTCGACGACCCGGCCCAGATCCACGCGGTGATCCTCAAGGCGATCATGGAGGCGGGCAGCAACCAGAGCTGA